The following coding sequences lie in one Capsicum annuum cultivar UCD-10X-F1 chromosome 5, UCD10Xv1.1, whole genome shotgun sequence genomic window:
- the LOC107853891 gene encoding uncharacterized protein LOC107853891: MNSITASASISLLLSISSPIKKPSTQFLPGKCKSLISSNFEWKCRALGEGSQSQPQSQKTQPTIYQGVYGPWTIEDSDIREVILYRSGLVTAAASFVLASSTALLPNDSVMSNLLEKNLDLFYAIGSCGLGLSLYLIHIYVTEIKRALQSLWFLGVLGSLATYSTLAQPAGKNLVQYVIENPVAVWFVGPLFAALTGLVFKEGLCYGKLEAGILTFVIPSLLLGHLTGIMDDGVKLALLSTWLALFVVFAGRKFTQPIKDDIGDKSVFIFNDLPEEEKANLIQRLEQQKSLD; this comes from the exons ATGAATTCAATAACGGCGTCTGCGTCCATTTCACTTTTACTTAGCATCTCGTCTCCTATTAAAAAACCGTCGACTCAATTTCTGCCAGGAAAATGCAAATCCCTAATATCGTCCAATTTTGAATGGAAGTGTAGAGCGCTGGGAGAAGGCTCTCAGTCACAGCCACAGTCCCAGAAGACCCAACCTACAATTTATCAAGGTGTTTATGGTCCTTGGACAATCGAAGACTCTGATATTCGAGAG GTAATTTTGTATAGATCAGGGTTAGTTACTGCGGCTGCATCATTCGTTCTTGCATCTTCTACGGCTTTGCTTCCCAATGATTCAGTTATGAGCAACTTGCTTGAgaaaaatcttgatttattttatgcAATTGGATCGTGTGGACTTGGCCTGTCATTATATCTTATTCACATTTATGTGACTGAAATTAAACGTGCTCTTCAATCTCTATGGTTCCTGGGTGTTCTCGGATCATTGGCAACATATTCTACCCTTGCTCAACCAGCTGGCAAGAATTTAGTTCAATATGTTATCGAGAATCCAGTAGCTGTTTGGTTTGTCGGACCACTATTTGCAGCACTGACGGGACTTGTGTTCAAGGAAG GACTTTGCTATGGAAAGTTGGAAGCTGGTATTTTGACATTTGTCATCCCTTCCCTCCTACTGGGGCACCTG ACTGGCATTATGGATGATGGAGTAAAGCTTGCCCTATTGAGCACATGGTTGGCACTGTTTGTGGTCTTTGCTGGGAGGAAGTTCACTCAGCCTATCAAG GATGATATAGGAGACAAATCAGTATTCATATTCAATGATTTGCCGGAGGAAGAAAAAGCAAATTTGATTCAGAGACTTGAGCAGCAAAAAAGCCTTGATTAG